In Lactuca sativa cultivar Salinas chromosome 5, Lsat_Salinas_v11, whole genome shotgun sequence, the DNA window ttttgatTTATGTAAACAATatcctctcttttttttttttttcaaaacaaacttGGAAAGTAAAGTTAGCATCGTTAAAACCAGCCACAAAtcaaataaagtaaaaaaaaaaaaaaaaaaaaagtaaaagagaGATTGAATGAAGAATGTTCAACCTGATATTAACATTCATGAGTACATCCATACcccaaacaacatcatccatcatCCATCATCATCCACCGACAGACACCCAGTGAACCAACAGGAAAAAAAGTCTGTACAAAAAGGTTCAACCAACCCACGTTTTCAATATTTACCATAATTTATAACAAGAGAAACAACACCATCACCTTTCTTTCTCTcattttactcttatatatatttatataatatatatataaaaaagaaaaacacaATGCCCGAATCTTTTTCAAGCTCTCATGTTTCCCTTTCCATTTCTTGGATTCCTTTTCATGATGACATCGACTCCTTTGGTTGTCCAGCAAGTGCTGTTGATTTGCAAACGGGGCATGTGTTCTTCACCACCAACCACTTTTTAACACATTCCACATGGTACTCATGCCCACAATCTACCACCCCTATTTCTTCTCCATTATCATAATTTGTCTGTAAAAACAACACAAATCACAAATCCTTCATTTTTTTTCTACTTATCAAACAataaagcagaaagcagatactCATATGACATGAAATACCTGACAAATTACGCAAGAGTTAAGTTCTTGATCATTGGAAGATTTGGATGATGTAAATACCCTTGTTTTTAGATGTTGTACAACGAAATCATCTGATAAACGTGAACCAACGCTTCCAATTTGTTCACCAAGTGCAAGAAGTTCCTGAAAAGATACAAAAATATTGCAAGAATCACATGACAATATCTTTACCAATGTCCCATTACGAAAAATTACAATCTTTATCTCGTTGATGTAAATGTGGTTCTTTCAAATGGGTTAAAAAAGGAAATGTGaacctttttttttattgtttggaaaaaaaaaatgattgttTAACAACTTGCCTCATATGACATGTGATCGATATCTAGGCGCATGTCTCTGTGATGGTCAACTGAATGTCCTCCTACTTCATGGTAACCAGACATATCAAGGATTGCAACTCCCTACATGTCAAAAACACATGAATTAGTCAAAGTAACAAACTCAAGATTTTGTTTTTCTTGGAATTTAGATCCAACGTTTACTATTTACTACATACACTCTTATAATGCTAACAGGCGTTTGGTTCGCAGTGCTTTTGAAAAGATAAAAAAAGAGAATCTGTCGAAGGAATTGGAATTTGATGGATTTGGAATATGAAGGGAATTGAATTTTGCAACacatttgattggcaggaagtggaatggaattgaattccTATTCCGGCCAAATCCGGTAAACCAAAGAattgttgtatttattttgaaatgGAGGGAGAATTATTTAATACCAGAGCATGAAGGTTACTCTTATAAAGGcaaaaaaacttatttatgcaaACAAGTTACTTCTTTACCAATTTATGCAGAGCCATGTTTTCAGTTTGCTACCAATTTATGCATTATTATATGGTTGCATAGACAGATATAAAACTTGGTAACATATTAGAACATGGCTTCATAAATTGGTAAGAAATCCAGTCACTTTGCATAAATAAGTAATATAATAATTAGTAAATAGCCCTAAGAGGGAAATTTGCATGAATACATCTTCAGGGAGAACTCTGAGATGAGGAAAGCCACGATGCCTTGCGGTTGCCTCAAGCATCAACTCGCGTCTGTGGGGCCGATAAACCCTAAGCCCGGTTGGCGGTGTGGGTGTGGGACCCACAAATCTAGGCCCGGGCCCGGGTGGTTCCATCCCATTTTGAAAAGGATTTATGGTGGCGGTGTTTGCCGGAAGTCTGAGTGATGTTGATGCTAACTGAGAATGGAACTCCATATTCATATTGTGCCCTTGCATTGGCGGCATTGGTGGCGGTGGTGGGTGGTGGAGATTGTGGGGTCCATGCACAAAAGCTCCCGAATTCCTGTTTCCATATCCATGTAATCCGATGTTTGCAGCCTCGTTCATATGTCCTGCaataaacaaaaatttaaaattggattGATTTATCAGGGTGGGGTTTGGAAATGGAATGGTAAAGgtaatggaatggaatggaatgggtCATTACATTCCATGATAGTGTTTGGTTGGCCTGTAGGAAACTAGGAATGGAatgaattttttatattataCGTGTATACAAGGTATAGTTTTGACACTGCTCTATACATTATCGAATATAACTAAGTTACAGGCAAATTTAGGAAGTCATGCCACATTCTCTAATAGTCCTCATGTTTATGAAAATTACAGAAATGATCCTTGCAAAATTATCTAATGGTCCCTATGTTTGACAAATTTACAGAAATTGTCCCTGCAAAATTATCTAGTGATgcatatgtttaaaaaaattacagATATGGTCCCTGCAAAATCATCTGGTGGTCCCTGTGTTTGggaaaattacacaaatggtccctgtgtaaaAGCTGTGTAAAGGTCTCTATGTAAGACACAATTACAGAGATGGCCCCTTTGTAATTATGAAATTATAGTGATGGTCCCTGTGTAAGAAAAAGATACAGAAATGGTCCATATGTAATAGCGATATTATAGAATGATCCCTGTAATACTGcaattacagaaatggtccctgtgtaATACTGAAATTACAGAAATGGTCTGTGTAAGACAAAATTACAGTATAATTACAGAACTTGCTATTTACAAAACTATAAACTCAACAGATAATAAAAGTTCATTAAGACCCAAATACGATTATAATAAAAAAGAATCTAgttaatttttaaataataaaattataacttAATTAAAATCATGAAATTCATAAAAGAGATTCGTGTCATTAAAAATTTAGAAATAAAATGAGGCTATATAACAATTTCCCAATTTGGAATGAAAATTAACAAAATGAAAGGGATCAGATTCCTTCTCTTCCATCAAGCACAACAAacagttttttttttccattccGATGCAAATTAATCATTCCATTCCTTCTCCGATTCCAGCATACCAAACCATACCTCAATGCTTTGTGATGGTAGTAATACTTGGCaagtaattaattttaaaagtcaCCAAATTAGAAATCTTGTGATTGGATCATTCACCAAAATGGAAATCTAAACAATTATTTGTTAAAATACCTTGAAGATAAGGTAAACCAGGAGCATGATTCCATGAAAAAGCACCAGAAATGGAATCACCACCATTCCCACAAAACTGCTGATCCAACCATGGCGCAGGCACACCATAATTCCCTGGAATCAAATGCCCACTACTATGAGCCAAAACAGGGTCAACCCCAATTCCACCAGAACCTCCTCCTCTATTCCCCCCTCTGAACTCTGGAATCGCAAACGAACCAGAACCGCCATCCATCATTCCCCCCTCTGTGTTCATCGGAATCGGAACCGAAGAACTCGGCCCAGCTGCTGCTGCTGGATAAAAGTAGTGAATATTCCCTGGAAACCCTTCTGCATTCTTTCTCTTAAATGCACCAttaattccaattccaattccatcCATAAACTGACCATCATTCCTTCCACGAATGGAAAACGGAATCTGATCTGGAATTCCATGATTGATGGCAACTGGAAAGACTCTAGCACCAGGAGGTGTCATGTATacattatgatgatgatgatcgtACTGAGTCATTGTGTGGGGCAGGGGGGCATGATTTTCGGGCAGGTGTTGAGGGTTGAAAGTAGTTCTGTTTCCGGGCAGTGGTGGTAATATTGTATGATTTTCGGGCAGGCGTTGAGGGTTGAAGCTTGGGATTCCACCATAAGGTTCTGGATGAAGATGACCATGTTCTGTTTCAAGTATTGGACCCGTATAAACCATGTTTCGTTGTCCCATGTTCTTGAGTTATACGTTGCAAGAAAATCctgataaatgaataaaaatacaaactttttaagttttaacattATAAAGATAACATAAGAAACCCACCCGGAAATAATGTTCTGTATAAGACTACATAACGAATAATCAAGAAACATTTAAAGAAGATGACAAGAATTTGTTACTTTTTTAGAGTGTGTGTTGTCTGGATAAATGATGTCTAAAAGATATTTGAGAATAAGAGGACAAATTCGTAAAAAGTTAGGAGGTAATGAGGAAAAAGCTTCCTTGTAAAGACTTTCTCTAGTAAGTCGTTCTTTCTGCATTAGGTCAAAAAGAAACACTTTGGGCCATGCTCCTATTAAgttcattaagtcaaaaagaaacatcattttagagggttttattatatataaaaacatacatTATAGGATCTGAACACGTGTGGATATGTACTTTTAAGAATGGTTTAAAAAGTGGAATCTCACCAAAAATAGAAACTAAATTTTAGAAGGCGGAAATGAGGGGACTACATGAAAAGCATTAATAGCCTAACCCTAATATGGCACTCTATATTTGCAACCACGTTACGTGGTGCATAAGAATTTATAAAATTGCACCTTTTGGAACTCTAATAACCTAAGTTATATAATACACCGATAGGCAATGTATTACATATGATGCttgaaaattgaaatatttttgATGGCTCACTACATCACAAGTTTAGTCAACTAATATGACACCACACAACTTATAAAAAGGTTATACAAGTTGAAACAAATGCTAAATTACACCATTCTTTTCCTCGATTAAAGTATTTAAGTTTATGCTAACTATTAGAGTACCTTCCACCTTTCACCTTCTAGGCATAGTACATAGAGGGTGGGTATGTTTCTTTTTTTCACATTAAGTATGTttggataaatgatgtttaaaaaatatCTGATAAAGAGTTATAACTTAATGGAAAGTCTCTTTTTCTGATGTTCTCTATTAAGTCGTTCATTTTGCTTTTAGTCTAGAAAAAACACCCATATACAGATTACCATATTAAGTCATCTCCCCATTAAGTGTTTTAAGTCTACTAATGCATAAAGAAACAACACCTTTGATTTAGATGGAAAAAAGTAGAAACTGCAACTCTTTATCACTTAAATGCATTTTTGTAGTGCATTttcaaaatcattaaaaaaaagtcaaaacaGTACCAATAAGAAAAAACATGAATGTGCTTTTGACTCCGGATATAATCCAAAACAAGACATAGAAATGGAAGCTACACAAATCGACAAAAGAACAAGAGCACAAGCTTTTTAAATTAACAATAGGTATAATATAACCTTTATACGCGGAGAAATTTGACCAATAGTTGCTAAACATGGAACAAGAAAAAGAAATTGTTACGAGTGATAAATAGTATATAATAAAACCCTAAATAGTATGTACTCGTTTGACTTTACGAATAACACAAAAcatgaagaagaaaaaaaaacacataagCTCTCTTTGTTCCAAATCAAGAGAGTGATTTCATAATTTTGATGTACATTTCAATACCCGAGTGATTTAACACCACAATCGCAGTTTTTGATCATTACTTAAAGGCATACATGATAACATAAGGAAGTCTACAAAAAATTGAAAGAAACCCTACAAGCTTATCCTTTCTTTTCACAATGCCATAGGTTCAAACCCTATAAAAATTTCGTTGCCTGATAAAATTAAGCAGGAATTCAACCAAAATCAAGAATTGCCCCAATTTTTCACGCATCTTTTAATAACAAGAAACATGAAAGAACACAAGTATAATCTTGCAATCAGCATTTGACAAAAGATGGTgcctttttcgttttttttttaccTAGCAATCGGCATTTGGGTAAACAAATGCATTTTCTGGGTTTGATTTTGTTTCGTTGTTTTTAATTCCGTTTTAATCCTGCTAATGAAAATTTTCCAGTTCGAATAAGCAAAAATCAAACAACTTCCATCGACAAATAAAATTCTCAAAACAAGTCAACAAACAGCATAATTTCCCACAAAACCcagttcgaaaaatcaaaaataaaacacAAATCATCGAAAAAACTGTACCTTTTTA includes these proteins:
- the LOC111919977 gene encoding probable E3 ubiquitin-protein ligase ZFP1, which produces MGQRNMVYTGPILETEHGHLHPEPYGGIPSFNPQRLPENHTILPPLPGNRTTFNPQHLPENHAPLPHTMTQYDHHHHNVYMTPPGARVFPVAINHGIPDQIPFSIRGRNDGQFMDGIGIGINGAFKRKNAEGFPGNIHYFYPAAAAGPSSSVPIPMNTEGGMMDGGSGSFAIPEFRGGNRGGGSGGIGVDPVLAHSSGHLIPGNYGVPAPWLDQQFCGNGGDSISGAFSWNHAPGLPYLQGHMNEAANIGLHGYGNRNSGAFVHGPHNLHHPPPPPMPPMQGHNMNMEFHSQLASTSLRLPANTATINPFQNGMEPPGPGPRFVGPTPTPPTGLRVYRPHRRELMLEATARHRGFPHLRVLPEDGVAILDMSGYHEVGGHSVDHHRDMRLDIDHMSYEELLALGEQIGSVGSRLSDDFVVQHLKTRVFTSSKSSNDQELNSCVICQTNYDNGEEIGVVDCGHEYHVECVKKWLVVKNTCPVCKSTALAGQPKESMSS